In the genome of Candidatus Omnitrophota bacterium, one region contains:
- a CDS encoding AAA family ATPase, translating to MRIIAVANQKGGCGKTTTAINLAANLAVNGKKVLLIDLDPQAHATFGLNIDTQYNIYNVLSKLTNKKVRIDDIIRSVSANFDIAPSGIILSTLEQELAGEISRESRLWEVLNNFKSNYDYMLIDCPPNLGILTINALRASHEVIIPVEASRFSLVGLGQLMDIVELIRDRLGHKITHKILVTNFDSRLRHSFRILEKIKTDFKGGLFDTIIHVNVKLKEAQSQGMHVVAFDKYCRGTKDYYSLSRELLSGATTTKDSAKETKMEKIATRMQKTIKETLPKMAEFVFELSAPQAKEVYVVGDFNNWELNDTSIMQRENGVWQKKLNLSPGRYNYRFVIDGTWTDDPANPEKAENPFGQTNSLLQIK from the coding sequence ATGCGCATAATTGCGGTGGCGAATCAAAAAGGAGGATGCGGAAAGACAACTACGGCGATCAACTTGGCGGCAAACCTGGCAGTAAACGGCAAAAAAGTCCTTTTAATAGATCTTGATCCGCAGGCGCACGCGACTTTTGGGTTAAACATAGATACCCAATATAATATTTATAATGTCCTCTCCAAATTAACTAATAAAAAAGTACGCATTGACGATATCATAAGAAGCGTTTCCGCCAATTTTGACATTGCTCCGTCGGGAATTATCCTAAGCACACTGGAACAGGAATTAGCCGGCGAAATAAGCCGCGAATCGCGCCTTTGGGAAGTCCTGAATAATTTTAAATCCAACTATGATTATATGTTAATAGACTGCCCTCCGAATTTAGGTATTTTGACCATTAACGCGCTTCGCGCCAGCCATGAGGTGATTATACCGGTGGAGGCAAGCCGCTTTTCATTAGTAGGCTTAGGGCAGTTAATGGACATTGTAGAGCTTATCCGCGACCGTTTAGGGCATAAGATAACCCATAAAATACTGGTCACCAATTTTGATTCAAGGCTTAGGCATTCCTTTAGGATACTTGAAAAGATAAAAACCGACTTTAAGGGCGGGCTTTTTGACACCATTATCCATGTCAACGTCAAACTTAAGGAAGCCCAATCCCAGGGTATGCACGTGGTTGCCTTTGACAAATACTGCCGCGGCACAAAAGACTATTACAGCTTATCGCGCGAACTTTTATCAGGCGCGACAACTACTAAAGATTCCGCAAAAGAAACCAAGATGGAAAAAATCGCAACTCGCATGCAAAAAACCATTAAAGAAACGCTTCCCAAAATGGCTGAATTTGTATTTGAATTAAGCGCTCCGCAGGCAAAAGAGGTCTATGTGGTCGGGGATTTCAACAATTGGGAATTAAACGACACAAGCATTATGCAGCGCGAAAACGGTGTCTGGCAGAAAAAATTAAACCTTTCTCCGGGAAGATATAATTACCGCTTTGTCATTGACGGCACCTGGACAGACGACCCGGCTAATCCGGAAAAAGCAGAAAATCCTTTTGGCCAAACTAATTCATTGCTTCAGATTAAATAA
- a CDS encoding glycoside hydrolase family 57 protein, with amino-acid sequence MLYLAFIFHMHQPYYKDLLTQETNMPWVRLHGVKDYADMILMLEKFPRIHQTFNFVPSLLEQIDDYTNRTIKDKFLELSYKAVPELTREERDFIRDNFFMINPEKVIFCFPRYYELFYKRKQGHQFNDQETLDLQVWFNLAWIDPYYRQNLPQLSRLVAKARDFTEEDKHICLDTQTHILEEIIPVCRKFQATGQIEITANPYYHPILPLLYNTNVAKEANIKTILPKPAFAYPQDAQTQIDSAVALYKNKFGASPVGMWPSEEAVSEHILPFIMNAGIKWIVTDESMLFRSLRAKKRDTKLLYQPHLIKREAGELAVVFRDRNLSDMIGFSYHHWNTKDAVEDFMKHLENTAAAFKNTDILVTIAMDGENAWEYYKNDGHDFLELLYTKLSESDNIQTTTVKEYLNKFPAKKQIKRLAAGSWIYSEFGKWIGNAAKARAWEYLAIARKELQDMQDRGEKIPDLAWKQMYIAEGSDWFWWYGEGPEAFDELFRRHLSNFYKLIGKQPPDYLKTPITC; translated from the coding sequence ATGTTATATCTGGCTTTTATCTTCCACATGCACCAGCCCTATTACAAGGACCTGTTGACACAGGAAACCAACATGCCCTGGGTGCGCTTGCATGGGGTAAAAGACTACGCGGACATGATCCTGATGCTGGAGAAATTCCCGCGCATCCACCAAACCTTTAATTTTGTCCCGTCTTTATTAGAGCAAATTGATGATTATACCAATAGAACCATTAAAGATAAATTCTTAGAACTTTCTTATAAGGCTGTGCCTGAACTAACAAGGGAAGAACGCGATTTTATCCGCGACAACTTCTTTATGATTAACCCGGAGAAGGTGATCTTCTGTTTCCCGCGCTATTACGAGCTTTTCTACAAGCGCAAGCAAGGGCATCAATTCAACGATCAAGAGACCCTAGACCTGCAGGTCTGGTTTAATCTGGCCTGGATTGACCCCTATTACCGGCAAAACCTGCCGCAATTAAGCAGGCTTGTGGCCAAGGCCCGCGATTTTACAGAAGAAGATAAGCACATCTGTCTGGACACTCAAACCCATATCTTAGAAGAGATCATCCCGGTCTGCCGCAAGTTTCAAGCAACCGGCCAAATTGAAATTACTGCCAATCCCTATTATCACCCCATACTGCCATTATTATACAATACCAATGTTGCCAAGGAAGCTAACATCAAAACTATTCTTCCTAAGCCGGCATTCGCCTATCCCCAAGACGCCCAAACCCAAATAGACAGCGCAGTAGCTTTATATAAAAATAAATTTGGCGCTTCTCCGGTTGGCATGTGGCCTTCGGAAGAAGCAGTCAGCGAACATATCTTGCCCTTTATCATGAACGCGGGCATAAAATGGATCGTTACCGACGAGTCTATGCTCTTTAGATCGTTGCGCGCCAAAAAAAGAGACACTAAATTGCTTTATCAGCCGCATCTAATTAAAAGAGAGGCAGGGGAGTTAGCAGTAGTATTTCGCGACCGAAACCTCTCGGACATGATCGGCTTTTCTTACCACCACTGGAACACCAAAGACGCGGTAGAGGATTTTATGAAGCACCTGGAAAATACCGCCGCCGCTTTTAAAAATACAGATATCCTGGTAACTATCGCCATGGACGGAGAAAACGCCTGGGAATATTATAAAAATGACGGCCATGATTTCTTGGAGCTTCTTTACACAAAGCTTTCTGAAAGCGATAATATACAAACCACAACCGTAAAAGAATACCTGAATAAATTCCCGGCTAAAAAACAGATCAAACGGCTTGCCGCAGGAAGCTGGATCTATTCGGAATTTGGCAAATGGATCGGAAACGCTGCCAAGGCGCGCGCCTGGGAATACCTGGCAATAGCCAGAAAAGAATTACAGGACATGCAAGATAGAGGCGAGAAAATTCCAGATTTGGCCTGGAAGCAAATGTACATTGCCGAAGGAAGCGACTGGTTTTGGTGGTACGGAGAGGGCCCGGAGGCCTTTGATGAGCTTTTTAGAAGGCATTTATCTAACTTCTATAAACTCATCGGGAAACAACCCCCCGATTACCTAAAAACACCTATTACCTGTTGA
- a CDS encoding sigma-70 family RNA polymerase sigma factor, producing the protein MESLKVYLKEIRGIALLTAQEEIQLSNRIHAGDEQARKNMIRANLRLVINIAKKYMYLGIPFMDLIEEGNLGLMRAVDKFNPRKGYRFSTYAAWWIRQNITRSIIEQGKLIRIPVYMNELITKWKKAKEQLAHKLKRQPTDQEITKKLRLTKAKAEQINFWLATTTSSLEAPVGEEGEGQIHDLLEDTASASPDAGIRKLLDKERVSNLMENMPERERTVVGMRFGLTDGKTYTLAEVAKKLKVSRERVRQIEEDALKKIRKYIIQQEKKELL; encoded by the coding sequence ATGGAATCCCTAAAGGTTTACCTAAAAGAGATCCGCGGCATAGCCTTATTGACCGCGCAGGAAGAAATCCAGCTAAGCAATCGCATCCACGCTGGAGATGAACAGGCGCGCAAGAACATGATCCGCGCCAACCTGCGGTTAGTAATTAACATTGCCAAGAAATATATGTACTTAGGCATTCCCTTTATGGATTTAATTGAAGAGGGGAATTTGGGCCTGATGCGGGCGGTTGATAAATTCAATCCCCGCAAAGGGTACCGTTTCTCCACCTATGCCGCATGGTGGATAAGGCAGAATATTACCCGCTCCATCATTGAGCAGGGCAAACTGATCCGCATTCCGGTGTATATGAATGAACTGATCACTAAATGGAAAAAGGCCAAAGAACAGCTTGCTCACAAATTAAAACGCCAGCCCACAGACCAGGAAATAACCAAGAAACTTCGCCTGACCAAAGCAAAAGCTGAACAGATAAATTTCTGGCTTGCCACAACCACATCATCATTGGAAGCGCCCGTCGGAGAAGAAGGAGAAGGGCAAATTCATGATCTTTTGGAAGATACCGCGTCCGCCAGCCCCGACGCCGGCATAAGGAAACTTTTGGATAAAGAGCGTGTTTCAAATCTAATGGAAAATATGCCCGAACGGGAACGCACAGTTGTAGGGATGCGTTTTGGCCTCACTGACGGCAAAACCTACACCTTAGCAGAAGTTGCCAAGAAACTGAAAGTTTCCCGGGAAAGAGTAAGGCAAATTGAGGAAGACGCGCTTAAGAAAATCCGCAAATATATAATTCAACAGGAGAAAAAGGAGCTTCTCTAA
- a CDS encoding exosortase system-associated protein, TIGR04073 family, producing the protein MKIKPVLIFAAILTFPLAVMAYEFQKEYPEVQTKVEYSKKAIDPDAGNVYKTPFNKMYRGLINISTSWVEIPAECFKVGSEKNPVLGVTLGAMQGCVLAVCRIVTGAFDAVTFVIPPYDKPIMKPEFALQRADQKYCEYFDLYDGQPKPESQK; encoded by the coding sequence ATGAAAATAAAGCCCGTTTTAATTTTTGCGGCAATTTTAACTTTTCCTTTAGCAGTTATGGCTTATGAATTCCAGAAAGAATACCCCGAAGTGCAAACTAAGGTTGAATACTCCAAAAAAGCTATTGATCCGGATGCCGGAAATGTGTACAAGACCCCGTTTAATAAAATGTACCGCGGGCTTATTAATATAAGCACTTCTTGGGTAGAAATTCCCGCGGAATGCTTTAAAGTCGGCAGCGAAAAAAACCCGGTTTTGGGCGTGACTTTAGGGGCTATGCAGGGCTGCGTTTTGGCAGTTTGCAGGATTGTCACAGGCGCCTTTGACGCGGTAACTTTTGTTATCCCGCCTTATGATAAACCGATTATGAAGCCTGAATTTGCCTTACAAAGGGCTGACCAGAAATACTGCGAGTATTTTGACCTTTATGATGGCCAACCCAAGCCAGAAAGCCAAAAGTAG
- a CDS encoding DUF2062 domain-containing protein, which yields MKLNRLSALRLLKFVYLKSRRIRDNPHRVALGFALGIFIGVMPAVGPLAAWFIASFLRINRISAILGSLISNTWVTFITFILSLKIGSWIFGLDWHSLYGEVKVLLKDFHFRYLLDSIIISKIMPLILGYIVISLIFAFIGYVIIFIIFSLHRKGSKLTK from the coding sequence ATGAAGCTTAACAGATTAAGCGCCTTAAGGCTTCTTAAGTTTGTGTATTTAAAATCCCGGAGAATACGCGATAATCCGCACAGGGTGGCCCTGGGATTTGCTTTAGGTATTTTTATCGGGGTTATGCCAGCAGTGGGGCCTTTGGCAGCTTGGTTTATTGCCTCGTTTCTAAGAATCAACCGCATAAGCGCTATTTTGGGCAGTCTTATTTCCAATACTTGGGTAACATTTATTACTTTTATTTTATCCTTAAAGATAGGATCTTGGATTTTCGGCCTTGATTGGCATAGCCTATACGGAGAAGTAAAAGTTTTGCTCAAAGATTTTCACTTTAGATATTTATTGGATTCCATTATAATTAGTAAAATTATGCCTTTGATTTTAGGCTATATTGTTATTTCCTTAATTTTCGCTTTTATAGGATATGTAATTATATTTATTATTTTTAGCCTGCATCGCAAGGGCTCTAAGTTGACAAAATAA
- a CDS encoding DUF134 domain-containing protein has product MEPRGRPKKYRIVRLDPKINQFSPRGRPGRPDEADLSMDEFEAIRLSDFIGEGQKQAARSMHISQQTFSRILKKARKRIADCLVNGKTIKIQGGVYVLSSK; this is encoded by the coding sequence ATGGAACCCCGCGGACGCCCTAAAAAATACCGAATAGTAAGATTAGACCCCAAGATCAACCAATTCAGCCCCAGGGGCAGGCCCGGAAGGCCGGATGAAGCAGATTTAAGCATGGATGAGTTTGAGGCCATTAGATTATCAGACTTTATAGGAGAAGGCCAGAAACAAGCTGCCAGGTCTATGCATATATCCCAGCAGACCTTTAGCCGGATACTTAAGAAAGCGCGCAAAAGAATAGCAGATTGTTTAGTAAACGGAAAGACAATCAAGATCCAAGGCGGAGTCTACGTATTAAGCTCAAAGTAA
- the ppdK gene encoding pyruvate, phosphate dikinase — MATKKNVYSFGGGKADGNESMKNLLGGKGANLAEMAGHKDLKLPVPPGFTITTDVCVYYYKAKKTYPKGLRQEVEKALEKVEKLMGRKFGDANNPLLVSVRSGARKSMPGMMETVLNVGLTEKTIPGLIKQSGGNARFVYDAYRRLIMMYSDVVMEKAAGVEPKDEEGIRKQLEKIMAQMKKEKGCNSDTDLTHEDLKQLCILFKGKIKEVLNKEFPDDPIEQLWGGISAVFSSWNGKRAISYRRIESIPDEWGTAVNVQTMVFGNMGNDSATGVAFSRNPGNGENNFYGEFLINAQGEDVVAGIRTPAPINEYSKSEHNKALLTLEKAMPKLYKELAEYRARLEKHYRDMQDIEFTIEKGRLFMLQCRVGKRNGPAAVRMAVDMTKEKLITKETAVMRVTPSQLDELLHPIINPKVELASKPLAKGLPAGPGGATGQIVFSAQEAVAWAKLNKKVILVREETNPEDVEGMRAAQAILTARGGMTSHAALVARGWGKCCIVGCSSIHIDYHKKELHIDNKILREGEWITLNGTKGNVYEGELPMMDSSEENMLLTEFLKMCKESKKLGIRTNADTPEDSKRARQFGAEGLGLFRTEHMFYGKGSDQPLFLLRKMIVSKTLDERKKALGELFPFVKKDIKATLDAMDALPVVFRLLDPPLHEFVPREQAKLESLAKELNISMEELTSRAEALHESNPMMGHRGVRLGVTYPEVSMMQIQAIFEASAELLKEGKKPYPEIMIPVVCDVKELDDQLALAKKVYEDVLKKFNLSKIKHMFGTMIEIPRAAFVSGKIAQVAQFFSFGTNDLTQMGFGFSRDDIGGFLPDYIKKGILPEDPFQTIDQEGIGELIKISIERGRKTRKDLEVGICGEHGGDPRTVEFCHKVGMNYVSCSPFRVPIATLAAAQAALKEKKAKKK; from the coding sequence ATGGCAACAAAAAAGAACGTGTATTCTTTCGGTGGCGGCAAGGCAGACGGCAATGAAAGCATGAAAAATCTCCTGGGCGGCAAAGGAGCCAACTTGGCAGAGATGGCAGGCCACAAAGATCTAAAACTTCCTGTGCCTCCGGGATTCACTATTACAACTGACGTTTGTGTTTATTATTATAAAGCCAAGAAAACCTATCCCAAGGGCCTGCGCCAAGAAGTGGAAAAGGCGCTGGAAAAGGTAGAAAAACTCATGGGCAGGAAATTTGGAGACGCCAACAATCCGCTTCTTGTATCTGTGCGCTCTGGAGCCAGAAAATCCATGCCCGGGATGATGGAAACCGTGCTTAATGTAGGGTTAACCGAGAAGACGATCCCCGGATTAATCAAGCAAAGCGGCGGCAACGCGCGTTTTGTCTATGATGCCTACAGAAGGCTGATTATGATGTACTCCGACGTAGTCATGGAAAAGGCAGCTGGTGTTGAGCCCAAGGATGAAGAAGGCATCCGTAAACAGCTTGAAAAGATCATGGCCCAGATGAAAAAAGAAAAAGGCTGCAATTCCGATACTGACCTTACCCATGAAGACTTAAAACAGCTGTGCATTTTATTCAAAGGAAAGATCAAGGAAGTTTTAAATAAAGAATTCCCTGATGATCCCATTGAGCAGCTTTGGGGCGGGATAAGCGCGGTATTTTCTTCATGGAACGGAAAACGCGCGATAAGCTACCGCAGGATCGAAAGCATTCCAGATGAATGGGGCACAGCGGTAAACGTGCAAACCATGGTCTTTGGGAATATGGGCAATGATTCGGCAACCGGAGTTGCCTTTAGCAGAAATCCCGGAAACGGAGAAAATAATTTCTACGGCGAATTCCTCATCAACGCCCAAGGCGAAGACGTGGTCGCTGGCATCAGGACCCCCGCGCCGATAAATGAATACTCCAAATCCGAACACAACAAGGCATTGTTGACTCTTGAAAAAGCAATGCCCAAACTTTACAAAGAATTAGCTGAATACCGCGCCAGATTAGAAAAACACTACCGCGATATGCAGGATATTGAATTTACTATTGAAAAGGGAAGGCTGTTTATGCTGCAGTGCCGCGTCGGGAAACGTAACGGCCCGGCAGCAGTGCGCATGGCAGTTGACATGACCAAAGAAAAACTTATCACCAAAGAAACAGCGGTGATGCGCGTAACCCCCAGCCAGTTAGACGAATTACTGCATCCGATCATCAACCCCAAAGTAGAGCTTGCCAGCAAACCTTTAGCCAAAGGCCTTCCCGCTGGTCCGGGCGGAGCAACAGGGCAAATCGTCTTTAGCGCCCAAGAAGCTGTGGCATGGGCAAAACTGAATAAAAAAGTCATCCTGGTGCGCGAAGAAACCAATCCCGAAGACGTTGAGGGCATGCGCGCGGCACAGGCGATTTTAACCGCAAGAGGAGGCATGACCTCGCACGCGGCATTAGTTGCCCGCGGTTGGGGAAAATGCTGCATTGTAGGATGTTCTTCTATACACATAGACTACCATAAAAAAGAGCTGCATATTGACAACAAGATCTTAAGGGAAGGCGAATGGATTACCTTAAATGGCACCAAAGGCAATGTCTATGAAGGCGAACTTCCCATGATGGATTCTTCTGAAGAAAACATGCTCTTAACTGAATTCCTGAAAATGTGCAAGGAATCCAAAAAATTAGGCATCCGCACCAACGCTGACACCCCAGAAGATTCCAAGAGGGCGCGTCAGTTTGGCGCTGAAGGTTTAGGGCTTTTCCGCACCGAACATATGTTCTATGGAAAAGGCTCTGACCAGCCGCTATTTTTACTTAGGAAAATGATTGTTTCTAAAACTCTGGATGAGCGCAAAAAAGCCCTGGGAGAGTTGTTCCCGTTTGTGAAAAAAGATATTAAGGCAACCCTTGATGCCATGGACGCGCTCCCAGTTGTCTTTCGCTTATTGGATCCGCCATTGCATGAATTTGTCCCGCGCGAACAAGCTAAACTGGAATCGCTTGCCAAGGAACTTAATATCAGCATGGAAGAACTAACCAGCCGCGCCGAGGCGCTTCATGAGTCAAACCCGATGATGGGCCACCGCGGAGTGCGTTTAGGAGTGACCTATCCGGAAGTAAGCATGATGCAGATCCAGGCGATCTTTGAGGCATCCGCGGAATTGCTCAAAGAAGGCAAAAAGCCTTACCCGGAGATCATGATCCCGGTTGTCTGCGATGTCAAAGAATTAGACGACCAATTGGCGCTTGCCAAAAAGGTTTACGAGGATGTTTTAAAGAAATTCAATCTCTCCAAAATCAAACATATGTTCGGAACCATGATTGAGATTCCGCGCGCGGCATTCGTATCTGGCAAAATTGCGCAGGTCGCGCAATTCTTCTCATTCGGAACCAATGACTTAACCCAAATGGGTTTTGGTTTCTCAAGAGATGATATCGGGGGGTTCCTGCCGGATTACATCAAAAAGGGAATCTTGCCCGAAGACCCGTTCCAGACCATTGACCAGGAAGGCATTGGAGAATTAATTAAAATCAGCATTGAGCGCGGCCGCAAGACACGCAAAGACCTTGAAGTAGGCATCTGCGGCGAGCATGGGGGAGACCCTAGGACCGTAGAGTTCTGCCATAAGGTAGGCATGAACTATGTCAGCTGTTCGCCATTCAGGGTCCCGATAGCAACCTTAGCAGCAGCGCAGGCAGCGTTAAAGGAAAAGAAAGCAAAGAAAAAATAA
- a CDS encoding adenine phosphoribosyltransferase, translating to MDLKKFIRDIPDFPKPGILFRDITTLLNDKKTFRQAVNSLAEKIKGKKIDKIIAVEARGFMFGAALAYKIGAGFVPVRKKGKLPWKTASVTYDLEYGTDTLFMHEDAILPKERVLIVDDLLATGGTAQAVTKLVTNAQGTIVGILFLVELLGLNGKEKLKGYPVFSIIKY from the coding sequence ATGGACCTTAAGAAATTTATCCGTGATATTCCTGACTTTCCTAAGCCTGGAATCTTATTCCGCGACATTACCACCCTTCTTAACGATAAAAAAACCTTCAGGCAGGCAGTCAACAGCTTGGCGGAAAAGATCAAAGGCAAGAAAATTGATAAAATAATCGCGGTGGAAGCGCGCGGATTTATGTTTGGAGCGGCCTTAGCCTATAAAATAGGAGCTGGCTTTGTGCCGGTCAGAAAAAAAGGGAAGCTGCCCTGGAAGACCGCTTCAGTAACCTATGACCTGGAATACGGCACCGATACCCTTTTTATGCACGAAGATGCTATCTTGCCTAAAGAGCGGGTCCTTATTGTGGACGACCTTCTTGCTACAGGAGGCACAGCCCAGGCAGTTACTAAATTAGTCACCAATGCCCAAGGCACAATTGTAGGCATATTATTTTTAGTAGAATTATTAGGCCTTAACGGCAAAGAAAAACTAAAAGGCTACCCTGTATTTTCAATAATAAAATATTAG
- a CDS encoding SAP domain-containing protein, whose protein sequence is MRLTEVEKKAKQLGLKDTWKHSKKDLIKQIQAKEGFSSCFGTANHSCAQMSCCWREDCIK, encoded by the coding sequence ATGAGATTGACCGAAGTAGAAAAAAAGGCAAAGCAACTGGGATTAAAAGACACCTGGAAACATTCTAAAAAAGATTTGATCAAACAAATACAGGCCAAAGAGGGTTTTTCATCCTGTTTCGGCACAGCCAACCATTCATGCGCTCAGATGAGCTGCTGCTGGAGAGAGGACTGCATCAAATAA
- a CDS encoding histidinol phosphate phosphatase domain-containing protein has product MVNLHSHSLLSDGCLLPSELAIRHQAKGYKLLAITDHVDTSNIDFVVGSILKFSNKWPHSGGITVLPGVELTHIPPSQFKPLVKYARKAGIKVIIGHGETPNEPVVKGTNRAAIEAGVDILAHPGLITDEDILLAIKRGVLLEITSRRGHNQANPHVAERGLALGAKFALNMDCHHPDDILAPEELNQIGLNLKIVDALANPIQHK; this is encoded by the coding sequence ATGGTTAATCTACATTCGCACTCACTTTTAAGCGACGGATGCCTCTTGCCGTCGGAATTAGCCATCCGGCATCAAGCCAAAGGCTATAAACTCTTGGCCATTACCGACCATGTTGACACAAGCAATATTGATTTTGTGGTTGGCTCAATCCTTAAATTTAGCAATAAATGGCCTCATAGTGGAGGGATAACCGTACTTCCGGGCGTAGAATTAACCCATATCCCACCAAGCCAATTTAAACCTTTGGTAAAATACGCGCGCAAAGCCGGCATAAAGGTAATTATTGGACACGGAGAAACTCCCAATGAGCCAGTAGTGAAGGGCACTAACCGCGCGGCAATTGAAGCTGGGGTAGATATCTTAGCACATCCCGGCCTAATCACCGATGAGGATATTCTTTTGGCCATAAAAAGAGGGGTACTTCTTGAGATCACTTCCAGAAGAGGTCATAATCAAGCCAACCCCCATGTCGCAGAACGCGGCCTGGCCCTGGGCGCAAAGTTTGCGCTTAACATGGACTGCCATCATCCGGATGACATCTTGGCCCCAGAAGAACTAAATCAAATTGGATTGAATCTAAAAATCGTAGACGCTTTAGCTAACCCAATCCAGCATAAATAA
- a CDS encoding alginate export family protein gives MNKRLIVILALVFAVGFCFAAYAEVQNVKVSGDLAVTAMARNNFNLNENAKVSESMFLSQTRVKVDADLTDMVSATVRLINERNWDAETANTTDINLDLASVTLKEFLYSPLTVKVGRQEIAFGNKLIIGASNTYTNGSGSTLLNGVPSDLSLRKAFDAIRATLNYDPLVIDAVYSKIDETVLGTKNNQDTNLYGINASYALDKTTNVQGYIWDSKAHTFTANKPTNIYTLGGLVSTSKIENLLASLEYAYQFGNANAAQHKISAWALQAMANYAMPKVKMTPMIGLAYTYLSGDKNSGDNKYKTWTYMYEDQNSTNIANAILPPTDCQVFSLNGAIKPMADLKLSAVYAYYRLAQRVGSLTSQKLDTNGDVYLSAVSMNMESKDLGNGLDLTAAYDYTEDVQLGLTYGFFKPGKAFSDGYRENANQLVGSMKVTF, from the coding sequence ATGAATAAACGCTTAATAGTAATTCTGGCGCTGGTGTTTGCCGTAGGATTTTGCTTCGCGGCATACGCAGAAGTACAGAATGTTAAAGTTAGCGGCGACCTTGCAGTTACTGCAATGGCCCGTAATAACTTTAATTTAAATGAAAATGCAAAGGTTTCTGAATCTATGTTTCTTTCCCAGACCCGCGTAAAAGTGGATGCTGATCTAACTGATATGGTATCTGCTACCGTCAGGTTAATTAACGAAAGAAACTGGGACGCAGAAACAGCAAACACCACTGACATCAACCTTGACTTAGCTTCTGTTACCTTAAAGGAGTTTTTATATTCTCCTTTAACCGTCAAAGTCGGACGTCAGGAAATCGCATTTGGCAATAAACTGATTATCGGCGCATCAAACACATATACAAATGGATCCGGCAGCACATTATTGAATGGCGTGCCTTCAGACCTGTCTTTAAGGAAAGCCTTTGATGCTATCCGCGCAACTTTGAATTATGACCCATTGGTAATTGACGCAGTTTATTCCAAGATTGACGAAACTGTTTTAGGAACTAAAAATAACCAAGATACTAATCTTTATGGTATCAACGCTAGCTATGCCTTAGACAAAACCACCAATGTTCAAGGTTATATCTGGGACAGCAAGGCTCACACTTTTACTGCGAATAAACCTACCAACATCTACACCTTAGGCGGCCTTGTAAGTACTTCAAAAATTGAAAATTTACTTGCTTCTTTGGAATATGCCTATCAATTCGGAAATGCGAATGCTGCACAGCATAAAATAAGCGCATGGGCATTACAGGCTATGGCCAATTATGCAATGCCAAAGGTAAAAATGACACCCATGATCGGACTTGCTTATACTTACCTTTCGGGTGACAAGAATTCTGGCGACAACAAATACAAAACATGGACATATATGTATGAAGACCAGAATTCTACAAATATCGCTAACGCGATATTACCTCCTACGGATTGTCAGGTATTCTCGCTCAATGGCGCAATTAAGCCTATGGCTGATTTGAAATTATCAGCTGTTTATGCTTATTATCGTTTAGCGCAAAGAGTTGGTTCATTAACAAGCCAGAAGCTTGATACTAACGGAGATGTATATTTGAGCGCTGTTTCAATGAACATGGAAAGTAAAGATCTGGGTAATGGTTTAGACTTGACTGCAGCTTATGATTACACTGAAGATGTGCAGTTAGGGCTTACCTATGGTTTCTTCAAACCCGGCAAGGCATTTTCTGATGGTTATCGCGAAAACGCCAATCAATTGGTTGGTTCAATGAAAGTAACATTCTAA